In Bradyrhizobium sp. WBOS07, the genomic window ATGGTGAGCTGGAGCTGATGCACCCACAGCTTTCCCGCCTCCGTCTTCGGCGCAAGCCCGTGGCGGCTGCCGAGATAGAGCAGGATGTTGGCGGTCTGGCCGATGACGAGCTTGCCGGCCTTCAGAAACGGCGGCGCAAATGGCGGCGTGCCCTTGCGCGCGTCCATCATCTTCATCATCGCCGCCGTCCCGCGCGCTCCGCGCGCGACATCGACGTAAGCCGCGCCTGCCTCCTCCAGCGCCAGCCGCACATATTCGCCGCGGCCCTGGATCTCGGGCCAGTAATAGAGCTCGTATGTCATGGGAGGGGTCCGCGAACGTGAACACGTGCGGACTAATGTAACATGCCGTCGGAGGTTCCGTCAGGGTGAGACGGAGTACTCGCGCCGCATAGCCACCATTGCGGGCGTCGCGACTTGTCCGCCGAAGCCTTCGGCGAAGGCGGAAGCAATCCAGTTTGCCTCGGCGGAATAGTCTGGATTGCTTCGTCGCATCTGCGCAAAATGGCTACGCAATTTTGTCGCTGAGCTCCTCGCAATGACGCGCCGATAGAGTTCAGCGCTTCAATTCGCAGCGAAACAATACAGCAGCCCGTCGCCGCCGGTGCTCCTCAGATCGGCCTGCGAGCAACCACCATCGGACCCGCGCGAGGTGTGCGAGCTGTTCCAGGACTTTGACGGTTCGTCGTCGCGCAGGCCCTGGCGATCGGCATGGCCGACCACCGCCGCACCCTGCGTGCTCGACGTCCAGTTCTTGCACGTCTTGTCGTCGCCGGCCGCGAACGCGGTGCCGTCGGGTTGGGTTCCCGTCAGGATGTCGTGCCGGTTCGGCGTGTCGCCGCGGCCGTTGATGATTTCACCCTTCTCGCTGAGGGCCGTCTGCTTGGTCAGGTTGTTGGCGGAACCGTGCAGCTCGGCCACGTCCTTGGCAATCACCGCACCCTTGGCATTCTGCCACGGTCCCTTGCCGATGCGATCGCGCGCATTGACGGCCGGCTTGCCCTCGGCGGCCTGTGTCGAGAGATAAGCGCGCCAGGTCTTCGCGCCGGCGCCGGAGGCTTGTGCCAGGTTCTGGCACTGCGCATCGGCTCCCTCCAGGCCGCCGAGGTCGGCACCCTTGCCGAGGCCGCTGGAGGTCACGAAGAACGTCATGTCGGCCGACTGCGCCTGCGCCGACAGGGCCGCAAACCATGCAAGCGGAACCACGGCCAGCGCGGAAATCGTCAGGGATCTCCTGATACGGATCATGTTGTCCTCCCGTTTTGTTTGTCGTTTGTCGTTGGCCGCCTGATTTCAACCCGCTGCGCCCCCGCTTATTCCGATGCCGCGATGCAGGGCCGCAAAAGAAAAGGCGCCGTGCGGGAAGCACGGCGCCCTTGTCTTCAATCGCTTTGCGATCAGTTGGTCTGCTGGATCGCCGACAATTCCCAGCCGCTGCCGGGCCGACGGGCGAACGTCCAGACCTCGGTGACTTCACCCGGCTGCTCGCTACCGGCGATAAGCGTGCCGCTGTTGCGGTCCAGCGTCTTGTCGGTGAGCGCGAAGCGCAGCGCCACCGTGGCGTAGTCGGTCTCGCCTTCGCGCCAGGCTTCGGCGAGGTCGCCCTGCAAGAGCTTGACGTCGGTCACCTTGTTGACGACGTTCCGCGCACGGTTCTGGGCGAGGTCCTGCTCGAAATAGGAGACCATCTCGGGCGTCGCGAGCGTGTGCAGCTTGGCCACATCCTCGTTCGACCAGGCCGCCTGAATCTCGCCAAGCAGGCGCTCGAACGCTTCATAATCGTCCGGCTTGATCTCGACCGGCGCATTGTTGGCACCGCCGAAGCCGAAGCCGCCAAGGCCGCCTCCACCCAGAGCGCCGCCGCCGAGCGCACCGCCACCGAGGCCGCTGCGATAATTGGTCTGCGGGCCCTGGCCGGAACCGGCGTTAGCATTGGCGTAGGCCGGCTGCTGCTGCGCGTGACGGCGCTGCCACCAGGACATCGCCAGCCGCACCACGAGCACCACCAGCGCGATCTGGATGATCAGGCCGAGGATGGAGGCAAAGCCGCCGAGGCCGCCGAACAGGCCGCCGCCGAACAGCATGCCGAGCAGGCCGGCGCCGAGGAAGCCGGCCGCGAGGCCGCCCATGAAG contains:
- a CDS encoding lectin — encoded protein: MIRIRRSLTISALAVVPLAWFAALSAQAQSADMTFFVTSSGLGKGADLGGLEGADAQCQNLAQASGAGAKTWRAYLSTQAAEGKPAVNARDRIGKGPWQNAKGAVIAKDVAELHGSANNLTKQTALSEKGEIINGRGDTPNRHDILTGTQPDGTAFAAGDDKTCKNWTSSTQGAAVVGHADRQGLRDDEPSKSWNSSHTSRGSDGGCSQADLRSTGGDGLLYCFAAN
- a CDS encoding Tim44 domain-containing protein is translated as MPGIWETNMNFSLRSRNLFKTLAVMLALALPTALVISSADARVGGGGSSGSRGSRTYSAPPPTTTAPGSASQFNRTYTQPGAGMNSAAAAPARGGLFGRAGGFMGGLAAGFLGAGLLGMLFGGGLFGGLGGFASILGLIIQIALVVLVVRLAMSWWQRRHAQQQPAYANANAGSGQGPQTNYRSGLGGGALGGGALGGGGLGGFGFGGANNAPVEIKPDDYEAFERLLGEIQAAWSNEDVAKLHTLATPEMVSYFEQDLAQNRARNVVNKVTDVKLLQGDLAEAWREGETDYATVALRFALTDKTLDRNSGTLIAGSEQPGEVTEVWTFARRPGSGWELSAIQQTN